From a region of the Odoribacter splanchnicus DSM 20712 genome:
- a CDS encoding FecR family protein, whose product MDKSVEKTVTLFRKSYAGRLTADERAEMACLLEDESMRRLYEEVGDDEYLIGEFRQYAGWEPVRGYRKFRKNMRRQSMQRSIIRLSVAASLLIALSVVWLLVERDRPEDSVKMAKTVVEPEACRAFLQLSSGERIVLEKSGQRDLHETAGNIRIDSGKVVYSASVASQPEPMLYNTLSVPNGGEYRLLLADGTAVHLNAGSELRYPVAFAAAERKVHLKGEAWFEVAKDAERPFYVETDEVSIRVYGTAFNVNTHGLRATETVLVEGEIGISGKGGTGERRMRPGQLAACDHHSGEITFREVDVRKYTAWKNGEFCFNDDTLEEILEELGRWYDVRIVYRSAGKKHIQFSGHLKRYENIRKILGAISESTGIVFQVGDRMIVVE is encoded by the coding sequence GAAAAAACGGTGACTTTATTTCGGAAATCCTATGCGGGAAGACTCACGGCAGATGAGCGGGCGGAGATGGCGTGTTTGTTAGAGGACGAGAGTATGCGGCGGTTGTATGAGGAGGTGGGGGATGATGAGTACCTGATAGGAGAATTCCGGCAGTATGCCGGTTGGGAACCTGTACGGGGCTACCGGAAGTTCCGGAAGAATATGCGGCGGCAGAGCATGCAAAGAAGCATCATCCGCTTGTCGGTGGCGGCCAGTCTGCTCATAGCCTTAAGTGTAGTATGGTTGCTGGTGGAGCGGGACAGACCGGAAGACAGCGTGAAAATGGCGAAAACTGTGGTGGAACCGGAAGCCTGCCGGGCATTTCTGCAATTGAGCAGCGGTGAACGGATTGTTTTGGAAAAATCGGGACAACGGGACTTGCATGAAACAGCCGGGAACATCCGGATAGATTCGGGAAAAGTAGTCTATTCCGCCTCGGTGGCATCGCAACCGGAACCCATGCTTTACAATACCTTGTCCGTACCCAATGGCGGGGAATACCGTTTGTTGCTTGCCGACGGTACCGCCGTGCATCTGAATGCCGGGTCGGAACTTCGTTACCCGGTGGCTTTTGCGGCGGCGGAAAGGAAAGTGCATCTGAAAGGCGAGGCCTGGTTTGAAGTGGCAAAAGATGCGGAGCGGCCGTTTTATGTGGAAACGGACGAGGTGAGCATCCGGGTGTATGGCACTGCTTTCAATGTGAATACCCATGGCCTCCGGGCAACGGAAACGGTATTGGTGGAGGGAGAAATCGGTATTTCCGGAAAGGGGGGTACCGGAGAGCGGCGGATGCGTCCGGGACAGTTGGCCGCTTGCGACCATCATAGCGGGGAAATCACTTTCCGTGAGGTGGATGTCCGGAAGTACACCGCCTGGAAAAACGGGGAATTCTGCTTTAACGACGACACCTTGGAGGAGATTCTCGAAGAGTTGGGACGCTGGTATGATGTAAGGATAGTCTACCGGTCGGCCGGGAAAAAGCACATCCAGTTTTCGGGCCATCTGAAACGGTATGAAAATATCCGGAAAATTCTCGGAGCCATTTCGGAATCCACAGGGATTGTTTTCCAGGTCGGCGACCGTATGATTGTGGTGGAATAA